One genomic region from Candidatus Poribacteria bacterium encodes:
- a CDS encoding BamA/TamA family outer membrane protein, producing MKKERKRIGRASGVSENHTADTIGRRLVVTLLVLSLLAPCVGWAQGFGFGKNKITGQRFDWHIHRTEHFDIHYYPSEAKLVPIMAAIAEEAYEQHSEDFEHELQDRTPLILYKSHKDFQETNIILQELHEGIGGFAELFKHRIVIPFTGSLEAFREVIYHELIHIFQYDIIYQKPHARIYSGEFLYSPPIWFIEGMADHFAEDNDAIGEMVIRDASMNNNIVPLPQLHNFNRLSSPFVGYKLGQLAVAYLTETYGREKIPEILQGLRQSRTKDINRVFTEVLGVELKEFDKAWRQTVKKRYWPLIEDRELPDLVAKNLTEKSRYSHNIKPVWSPSGDIIAYVTGNEGFLEIVLMSAKTGERIERVTKRFFREKYEEIRTDFSGFGRSLAWAPDGDRIAFVARHHDANYLLEVNILTEELTQYFELNFDNVSSPDYDGSGERIVFSALKEGQTDLYIIELLTGEVDRLTFDLFNDTHPSWHPTTGEIIYASERGAKNRLVLINLNSGTERVLTDGTYNAISPSWTPDGKSILFCSDSQGIYDIHKLEISRQLSVSSSQLSNSSQLRKGSVKSDNYSSDSLDQERVYRYFSQGTRSWSKPTVSDSHSNEEVISTEDSDTESTGSPPLEVELTRLTNIMTGCFNPSLSPDGKHLLFSAYQNGKYDVCVMEIGKTVAEKIEAPPVAEPSVILTEEEEENYRIAKRKYSTKSSFALDAIFPDFSFGADGILRSTVQIVGSDMLGNHRIGVSVMNQSSYLAPDFIAQYGFLTHRTDIGAVIYNYHEYHILGGIQRRRGILQRITGLGAFVNYPFDRYHRLDLNFSMYTKPFSFNFQTSEPLDPYDDRGLLTTGSIAFVGDTTMWREWAPYTGSRYRIELEQSFPALGSELSLTNVIFDARRYFGLGRRPTIAARLLLGGSFGRDKSYFYLGGIDTLRGYNYEELVGTRIGILNLEVRVPFIDVLHFGWPIQWTLGGIRGIAFADVGGAWSDWQYGPENPFKIFAREENRIRLADVKASIGAGLRLQLGLFSIDFAAAWHTDLSRIVPGMKYHLGLGQSF from the coding sequence TTATGGCTGCCATTGCTGAAGAGGCTTATGAGCAACACAGCGAGGATTTCGAGCATGAGTTGCAAGACAGAACACCCCTCATTCTTTACAAATCCCACAAGGATTTCCAAGAAACCAACATAATTCTCCAAGAACTTCACGAGGGGATCGGCGGGTTCGCAGAACTCTTTAAGCACCGTATCGTTATACCGTTCACCGGCTCCCTTGAAGCGTTTCGAGAGGTAATTTACCACGAACTCATTCATATCTTCCAATATGACATTATCTATCAGAAACCGCATGCGCGCATCTATAGTGGCGAATTTCTCTATTCCCCGCCAATTTGGTTTATAGAGGGAATGGCGGACCACTTTGCTGAAGACAACGATGCAATCGGGGAGATGGTCATCCGCGATGCCAGCATGAATAATAACATTGTGCCGCTACCGCAACTCCACAATTTCAACCGACTTAGCTCACCCTTCGTTGGGTATAAGTTGGGGCAATTAGCGGTCGCATATCTCACAGAGACTTATGGACGTGAGAAAATCCCTGAGATTTTGCAAGGGTTACGACAGAGCCGTACAAAGGACATCAACCGTGTTTTTACGGAAGTGCTCGGTGTAGAACTCAAAGAATTTGATAAGGCGTGGCGGCAGACAGTCAAAAAACGGTACTGGCCCCTCATTGAAGATAGGGAACTTCCAGACCTTGTCGCGAAGAACCTTACCGAAAAATCGCGATACTCTCATAATATCAAACCCGTCTGGTCGCCGAGCGGCGATATTATCGCGTATGTCACAGGAAATGAAGGGTTTCTGGAGATTGTCCTGATGTCCGCGAAAACGGGTGAGCGTATCGAACGGGTCACTAAGCGGTTTTTCCGTGAGAAATACGAGGAGATCCGCACCGATTTCAGTGGTTTCGGGAGAAGTCTCGCGTGGGCACCTGACGGCGACAGGATCGCCTTCGTCGCCAGACATCACGATGCTAATTATCTCCTTGAAGTCAATATTTTGACTGAGGAATTGACGCAGTATTTTGAACTCAACTTCGATAACGTCTCCTCCCCGGATTACGATGGCAGCGGTGAACGGATCGTCTTTTCCGCACTAAAAGAGGGTCAAACAGATCTTTACATAATCGAACTGCTAACGGGCGAAGTGGACAGGCTCACCTTCGACCTATTCAACGATACGCATCCATCGTGGCATCCGACAACTGGCGAAATTATCTACGCCTCCGAACGAGGCGCGAAAAATAGACTCGTACTGATAAACCTCAACAGCGGTACAGAACGCGTGCTGACCGACGGCACCTATAATGCCATCAGCCCAAGTTGGACACCAGACGGAAAATCAATTCTCTTCTGCTCCGATAGCCAAGGTATTTACGATATACACAAACTCGAAATTAGTCGTCAGTTGTCAGTTAGCAGTAGCCAGTTAAGTAACAGTAGTCAGTTAAGAAAGGGTTCAGTTAAATCAGATAACTATTCCTCTGATAGCCTTGACCAAGAACGCGTCTACAGATATTTTTCACAAGGCACGCGTTCTTGGTCAAAGCCAACGGTCTCCGACAGCCACAGCAACGAAGAAGTCATCTCAACTGAAGACAGCGACACGGAATCTACGGGTTCCCCACCTTTAGAAGTTGAACTAACCCGTCTTACCAATATCATGACAGGCTGTTTCAATCCGAGTTTGTCTCCAGACGGGAAACATCTCCTGTTTAGTGCCTACCAAAACGGGAAATACGATGTTTGTGTGATGGAGATTGGCAAAACTGTTGCGGAAAAAATTGAGGCTCCACCCGTGGCGGAACCCTCTGTAATCTTAACAGAGGAAGAAGAGGAGAATTATAGGATCGCCAAGCGAAAATACAGCACAAAATCCTCCTTCGCCTTAGATGCGATCTTCCCAGATTTCAGTTTCGGAGCGGATGGTATTCTGAGAAGCACGGTGCAAATCGTCGGTAGTGACATGTTAGGTAACCATCGCATCGGGGTCAGTGTGATGAACCAATCGAGTTACCTCGCCCCCGACTTTATCGCACAATACGGATTTTTAACACACCGGACCGACATCGGCGCGGTGATTTACAACTATCACGAATACCACATCTTGGGCGGCATACAGAGAAGACGAGGGATTCTACAGCGAATTACCGGACTCGGTGCGTTCGTGAATTATCCGTTTGACAGATACCATCGACTTGACCTCAATTTTTCGATGTACACAAAGCCGTTCTCTTTCAACTTCCAAACAAGCGAACCTTTGGATCCTTATGATGATAGAGGTCTACTGACAACGGGGTCCATCGCGTTTGTTGGAGATACAACGATGTGGCGGGAGTGGGCACCCTATACCGGTTCACGCTACCGGATCGAACTTGAGCAATCTTTCCCAGCACTCGGTAGTGAACTTTCGCTCACAAACGTTATTTTCGACGCACGACGGTATTTCGGACTTGGCAGACGTCCTACGATTGCAGCACGGTTGTTACTCGGTGGTAGTTTCGGTAGAGACAAATCTTACTTTTATCTGGGTGGTATTGATACACTACGCGGCTATAATTATGAAGAATTAGTTGGAACGCGCATCGGAATCCTCAACTTGGAAGTCCGTGTTCCGTTCATAGATGTGCTGCATTTCGGATGGCCCATCCAATGGACACTCGGCGGGATACGTGGGATCGCCTTCGCGGACGTAGGAGGTGCCTGGTCAGATTGGCAATATGGACCGGAAAATCCTTTCAAGATATTCGCCCGAGAAGAAAATCGTATTCGACTCGCCGATGTCAAAGCCTCAATCGGTGCTGGACTTCGATTACAACTCGGGTTGTTTTCGATAGATTTCGCTGCAGCGTGGCATACAGACCTCTCTCGAATAGTACCCGGTATGAAATATCATCTCGGACTCGGGCAATCTTTTTAA
- a CDS encoding UPF0182 family protein, whose amino-acid sequence MDSRTKRSLITIVILAIIGGLGATWVNLYPDFLWFKMVDYFSVYIKILQTKIFVGVIVGICYLAILLINLILIYRLTPEHLSPAFMGGADFTGASTNNPGDTRKMIYGVLMILAVLFSVLMGYTASDRWEIYLRYTNAENLVFRAATPIIVEESLNTTEIPVSQLELQAKNIRVGDQINVQVNGTNQEASIEAVLDNAIRLNTAVQIEPGQKAFFTSPARDPIFDKDISYYVFKMPVERYVCGTLFGIFMLVTIFAIVIYFFHGLITGDTSQFRFSPPFSVKAHLFTLAGITLLLRAWNYQFAMFDLLYATNDVVRGGGGYAAMKARLPILYIMMALTVLCAIVFIISIFLKRNTFAFGGLAVFIIAGILGQVYPLAIQRWQVEPRKQVLEADYINYNIKATLQAYGLAENTVTEEEYPLTEQLSYDDIRSPENASVFNSIRLWDWRPLRRTFRQLQELRTQYDFNDVDIDRYVVDGEIRQVMLSGRELNINELPMEIRNDWYKQTYTYTHGYGAVVSPVNEIENGKPNMYIQGLPPIDYSEQWEHRFSEIPGPRIYYGERTDRYVIVHPERSQGLEFDYPQEGQQYAEYAYQGKGGVQLNSFWRKMVYMLKFNNEINFVLPGEISSTSKILYERNIKRRIQKIAPFLRYDGDPYIILHKGRLVWMIDAYTITHRYPYSVSMREFASERRQQTANTQRDGEPWGNYIRNSVKVIVDAYDGTVDFYIMEREQDPIVECYRKIFPDLFKPFAEMPDELKSHIRYPIAMFLIQAHVYRDYHMKDPVTFYAGEDKWEVGRELYDNTDAQTRQVAQQPRSPFTPQQPTVQRSAVEGQPVEPYYVIIRLPGQENPEFMLMLPFTPFKKPNLTAWLAARCDLPQYGQLLVYRFPKGKQIAGPMQVENFISQEPEISQQISLWNTQGSRVLRGNLLILPMNNSLLYVEPIYIQSEDETTAIPELRRVVIGYENEVVWGESLDEALIKMFGQGTRFQTAATATTDDLTGTDPGTAQISLRGLVEQANRYFDQAQSAQRAGDWTEYGRSLQLLEETLRQLEGNTQ is encoded by the coding sequence ATGGATTCACGAACCAAACGCTCTCTTATCACCATCGTCATCCTTGCAATTATCGGGGGTTTAGGAGCCACTTGGGTCAACCTATATCCCGACTTTCTATGGTTTAAGATGGTCGACTATTTCAGCGTTTACATCAAAATTCTCCAAACAAAAATCTTCGTCGGTGTCATCGTTGGAATTTGCTATTTGGCAATCCTTCTGATAAATCTCATCCTGATCTATCGGCTCACACCAGAGCACCTCAGTCCTGCTTTTATGGGAGGTGCGGATTTTACAGGTGCTTCGACAAATAATCCCGGTGATACGCGAAAAATGATTTATGGCGTACTCATGATCCTCGCAGTGCTTTTCAGCGTCTTGATGGGTTACACCGCCAGTGACCGATGGGAAATTTACCTACGCTACACCAACGCCGAGAATCTCGTTTTCCGCGCTGCCACCCCGATTATTGTTGAAGAGAGTCTCAACACTACCGAAATCCCCGTCTCACAATTGGAACTCCAAGCGAAAAACATAAGAGTCGGAGATCAGATAAACGTACAGGTCAATGGCACAAATCAGGAGGCGAGCATTGAAGCGGTGCTGGACAATGCTATCCGACTGAATACAGCCGTTCAGATAGAACCGGGGCAAAAAGCGTTCTTCACGTCTCCCGCACGGGACCCGATCTTCGATAAGGACATCTCCTACTACGTCTTCAAAATGCCAGTGGAGCGGTATGTTTGCGGGACACTCTTCGGTATATTTATGCTGGTGACGATATTCGCAATTGTCATCTACTTTTTCCACGGATTAATCACAGGAGACACCAGCCAATTTCGATTCAGTCCACCTTTCAGTGTGAAGGCACATCTATTCACGCTTGCAGGTATAACCCTCTTACTCCGAGCATGGAACTACCAGTTTGCCATGTTTGACTTGCTCTATGCCACAAACGATGTCGTCCGTGGTGGCGGTGGATACGCTGCAATGAAGGCGCGCCTCCCTATATTGTATATCATGATGGCACTCACGGTTCTATGCGCTATTGTCTTCATCATCAGCATTTTCCTGAAACGGAACACCTTCGCTTTCGGTGGGCTTGCCGTGTTCATAATTGCTGGAATCCTCGGACAAGTTTACCCACTCGCTATACAAAGATGGCAAGTTGAACCCAGAAAACAGGTGTTAGAGGCAGACTATATCAACTATAACATCAAAGCGACCCTTCAAGCTTATGGCTTAGCCGAGAACACTGTGACGGAAGAGGAATATCCACTCACAGAGCAACTGAGTTATGACGACATAAGAAGCCCCGAAAACGCTTCTGTCTTCAATAGCATTCGCCTCTGGGATTGGCGCCCGCTGCGCAGAACCTTCCGACAACTCCAAGAACTGCGTACACAGTACGACTTCAATGATGTTGACATCGATCGCTACGTCGTTGACGGTGAAATTCGACAGGTGATGCTATCCGGACGGGAACTCAATATCAACGAACTTCCCATGGAAATCAGAAACGATTGGTACAAGCAAACCTATACCTATACACACGGATACGGCGCGGTTGTAAGTCCTGTTAACGAGATTGAGAACGGCAAACCCAACATGTACATTCAAGGATTGCCACCGATCGACTACAGCGAACAGTGGGAGCACCGGTTCAGCGAGATACCGGGTCCACGTATCTACTACGGTGAACGGACAGATCGTTATGTTATCGTACACCCGGAACGGAGCCAAGGGCTTGAGTTCGACTACCCACAAGAAGGACAGCAGTATGCCGAATATGCCTACCAAGGAAAGGGCGGTGTACAACTCAACTCTTTCTGGCGCAAAATGGTGTACATGCTCAAATTCAACAATGAGATTAACTTCGTCTTACCAGGTGAAATTTCGTCGACAAGCAAGATTCTCTATGAACGGAACATCAAAAGACGAATTCAGAAAATCGCACCTTTCTTGCGATACGACGGTGATCCCTACATTATTCTCCATAAGGGTAGATTGGTCTGGATGATTGATGCCTATACGATTACACATCGGTATCCTTATTCCGTTTCGATGCGAGAGTTCGCGAGTGAAAGAAGACAACAAACCGCAAACACGCAAAGAGATGGCGAGCCGTGGGGGAACTACATCCGAAATTCTGTTAAAGTCATTGTCGATGCTTACGATGGCACTGTTGATTTTTATATTATGGAACGGGAACAGGACCCAATTGTCGAATGTTATCGCAAAATCTTCCCAGACCTTTTCAAGCCGTTTGCGGAGATGCCAGATGAACTCAAATCGCATATCCGATATCCGATAGCGATGTTCCTCATTCAAGCTCATGTCTATCGGGATTATCACATGAAGGATCCAGTAACTTTTTATGCTGGAGAGGACAAGTGGGAAGTTGGCAGAGAACTCTACGACAATACAGATGCCCAAACACGACAAGTGGCACAACAGCCCAGAAGTCCATTTACCCCACAACAACCGACAGTTCAACGTTCAGCAGTAGAGGGACAACCGGTTGAACCTTACTACGTCATTATCAGGCTACCGGGGCAAGAGAACCCTGAATTTATGTTGATGTTGCCCTTCACGCCATTCAAGAAACCGAATCTCACTGCATGGCTCGCCGCGCGCTGTGATCTGCCCCAATATGGACAACTCCTTGTCTACCGATTCCCGAAAGGGAAACAGATCGCAGGTCCTATGCAGGTGGAAAACTTTATTAGCCAAGAACCGGAGATTTCGCAGCAGATTAGTCTTTGGAATACGCAGGGATCCCGCGTCTTACGTGGAAATCTGTTGATTCTACCGATGAATAACTCTCTGCTCTATGTTGAACCTATCTACATACAGTCCGAAGATGAAACAACCGCTATTCCCGAATTGAGACGGGTCGTCATCGGATACGAAAACGAGGTTGTCTGGGGTGAAAGCCTCGATGAGGCACTTATTAAGATGTTCGGACAGGGAACGCGATTTCAGACCGCTGCTACGGCTACAACTGACGATCTAACAGGAACCGATCCGGGCACAGCGCAAATCTCATTACGAGGGCTTGTCGAACAAGCAAACCGCTATTTCGATCAGGCACAAAGCGCACAACGCGCTGGCGATTGGACAGAATACGGACGCTCCCTTCAACTTTTAGAAGAAACTTTGCGTCAACTTGAAGGAAATACACAGTAA
- the pheA gene encoding prephenate dehydratase produces MDLTKYRDQINEIDDQILALLQKRAEISKQVGELKAETGVAQVYVPHRQKQIIERLKAQNHGEFPEAALETIWTEILSASRSLQDPERVAFLGPVGSFGHLAALSHFGTSTEMIPISPQIDIFTEVESGRADYGVVAIENSAQGTVRDVLERFQRTPLWICAETFQPIKQHLLSKSPLTEIRCVYSHPQPFAQCKIWLKRHLSNAEQIEVVSTSEAAQRAAQEPSAAAIASELAGKIYEVPIVANTIMDEPDNTTRFFIIGRHMPDPSGHDRTSMFFSIRDKIGALHEALGILKKAELNLSYLESLPSRAKPWEYVFFGEMEGHIADERVINALEQLEELCRNVNVLGSYPRGTC; encoded by the coding sequence TTGGACTTAACAAAGTACCGAGACCAGATTAATGAGATTGACGACCAAATTTTAGCACTGCTACAGAAACGAGCTGAAATTTCCAAGCAGGTCGGTGAGCTAAAAGCAGAAACAGGCGTTGCACAGGTCTATGTTCCGCATCGGCAGAAACAGATTATTGAACGCTTGAAGGCGCAGAATCACGGCGAGTTTCCTGAAGCTGCGCTTGAGACAATCTGGACCGAGATTCTATCTGCATCCCGTTCCTTACAGGATCCGGAGCGGGTCGCCTTCCTCGGTCCTGTCGGCAGTTTCGGACACTTAGCGGCACTATCTCATTTCGGTACGTCAACTGAAATGATCCCGATCAGTCCGCAGATTGACATTTTTACAGAGGTTGAATCTGGTAGAGCGGACTACGGTGTGGTGGCTATTGAAAATTCAGCCCAAGGCACTGTTCGTGATGTTTTGGAACGCTTCCAACGCACGCCGTTGTGGATTTGTGCAGAGACATTTCAACCGATAAAACAGCATCTTTTATCAAAGTCCCCGCTCACGGAAATTCGGTGTGTCTACTCACATCCGCAACCCTTCGCGCAATGTAAGATATGGCTAAAGCGACATCTCAGTAATGCTGAACAGATTGAGGTTGTTAGTACATCTGAGGCGGCACAACGCGCTGCACAAGAACCGTCAGCTGCTGCTATTGCGAGTGAACTCGCAGGCAAAATCTATGAGGTTCCAATCGTCGCCAACACTATTATGGATGAACCTGATAACACAACTCGCTTCTTTATCATCGGAAGACACATGCCGGATCCAAGTGGACACGATCGGACTTCAATGTTCTTCTCAATTCGGGACAAGATTGGTGCCCTGCACGAAGCCCTCGGCATCCTAAAGAAAGCGGAGCTGAATTTGAGTTATTTAGAATCTTTGCCATCGCGAGCCAAACCGTGGGAGTATGTCTTTTTTGGTGAGATGGAAGGTCATATCGCCGACGAACGCGTCATCAACGCACTTGAGCAGCTTGAAGAATTGTGTCGCAATGTCAACGTTCTCGGATCTTATCCGCGCGGGACTTGTTAA
- the queG gene encoding tRNA epoxyqueuosine(34) reductase QueG, with amino-acid sequence MSTLTQQIQAHANELGFELVGVTPAAHSETIARYREWIESGYAGKMHYLEKHLSLKTDVRKLLAEAKSVISLAMNYYTLDPPKALAHDPGRGQISRYAWGDDYHELIRERLLELVTFIKQTAESELRTRVCVDTAPIIEREYAQKAGIGWIGKNTNLIHWRSGSWYFLAEVLVNIVLESDTPELRGSCGTCTRCIEACPTDAIIEPNLLDSRLCISYLTIELKESIPKALRPEIGNWIFGCDICQEVCPWNSKAVPTTEPGFQPRDGNLTPKLLSLVGMTQEEFSRRFKGSPIKRAKRRGFLRNVLVAIGNWGTQHAVPALKDALADDEPLVRSHAAWALGRIGGDAAKRTLQKRLTVETEQDVITEIQEALLETDF; translated from the coding sequence ATGTCAACACTAACGCAGCAAATTCAGGCACACGCAAATGAACTTGGATTTGAACTCGTCGGAGTCACACCGGCAGCACACAGCGAAACAATTGCGCGATACCGAGAGTGGATAGAAAGCGGGTACGCTGGGAAGATGCACTACCTTGAAAAGCATCTCTCCCTGAAGACGGATGTTCGAAAACTTTTGGCAGAAGCGAAATCCGTCATTAGTCTCGCTATGAACTATTATACACTCGACCCCCCGAAAGCACTTGCACACGATCCGGGGCGAGGGCAGATCTCCCGCTATGCGTGGGGTGATGATTATCACGAACTCATTCGTGAACGTCTTTTAGAACTCGTTACTTTTATCAAACAGACGGCTGAAAGTGAATTGAGAACCCGTGTATGTGTCGATACCGCGCCTATTATCGAAAGGGAATATGCACAGAAAGCAGGTATCGGCTGGATCGGTAAGAACACCAACCTGATTCATTGGCGTTCCGGCTCTTGGTATTTCCTCGCGGAGGTACTCGTCAACATCGTGTTAGAATCCGACACACCGGAACTTCGAGGGAGTTGTGGCACTTGCACACGCTGTATCGAAGCGTGCCCGACAGATGCAATCATCGAACCGAACCTTCTCGATTCCCGACTTTGCATCTCTTACCTGACAATAGAACTGAAGGAGAGCATTCCGAAGGCACTTCGTCCCGAAATCGGAAACTGGATTTTTGGGTGCGACATCTGCCAAGAGGTCTGCCCATGGAACAGCAAAGCGGTCCCAACAACTGAACCGGGGTTTCAGCCACGCGACGGAAACCTCACACCCAAGTTGCTCTCACTCGTGGGTATGACACAGGAGGAATTCAGCCGACGATTCAAGGGAAGCCCAATCAAACGTGCGAAACGCCGGGGTTTCCTGCGAAATGTGTTGGTCGCCATTGGTAACTGGGGTACGCAGCATGCCGTTCCAGCACTCAAGGACGCATTAGCGGATGACGAACCTTTAGTCCGGAGCCATGCCGCATGGGCATTAGGAAGAATTGGTGGTGATGCCGCCAAACGAACATTACAGAAGCGATTAACCGTTGAAACCGAACAGGATGTTATCACTGAAATTCAGGAGGCACTCTTAGAAACAGATTTTTAA